The genome window TTCCAGCAGTTCCTCATGGGTGCCGTTCTGGACAATGCATCCCTTGTCAAACACCGTAATCTCATCACAGAAGCGGCAGGAAGAAAGCCTGTGGCTGATATACACCGCGGTCCGGTCCCCGACAGTATTGCTGAAGCCGGCATAGACCTGCTCCTCGGCAATGGGATCCAGGGCAGCCGTAGGCTCATCCAGGACAATGACCGGGGATCCCTTGTACAGTGCCCTCGCCAGGGCGATCTTCTGTGCCTCGCCGCCGGAGATCTCCACGCCTTTTTCAGACAGGTCATGATACAGCCAGGTTTCCAGGCCGTCCGGCATTTCCCGGTAACGGTCATACAGGGCAGCCTTCCGGATACAGTCCTCCGCCCGCTCCGCGTCAACCGTTTCCGCCGCCGCGATGTTCTCTCCCAGGGGCAGGGCAAAAAGCTTGAAGTCCTGGAAAACAAAGGAGAACAGGTTCAGGTATTCGTCATAGTCATATTCCCGGATATCGGTACCGTTCAGCAGGATCTGTCCCTCCGTGGGGTCATAAAGGCGGCAGAGCAGCTTCACAAAGGTGGTCTTGCCCGCGCCGTTTGCCCCTACCAGGGCCTGCTTCTTCCCAGCCCGCAGGGTCAGGTTTACATTTTTCAGCACATCTGTCTCGCTGCCCGGGTAGTGGAAGGAAACGTTCTGGAATTCCACGATATACTCTCCGCCTTCCGGTACCGGCAGGGTGCCCTGACGCTTGGCGTCCGGCAGGTCCAGGTATTCAAAGAGTCCTTTCAGGTGTCCGGTATAGACCTTGTTTTCCGTCAGCACAAAGAAGAGGTCACTGGTGCTCTTCACCAGTTCCATCAGGGCACCGACATACTGGACAACGCTGCCCACCGCGAAAGCGCCCAGGCAGGCCTTGGCCGCCACAAACAGGTAGCACAGCGCGTTGCACACGCCCCGCGACAGTTCCAGCAGGCCCTGGCAGGCGCTCATCTTCCGCAGCAGCCCGCTGCTCTTCCGGTTATGCTCATCCATTTTCGCCATTTCCCGGTCTGCGATCCGGTCCTGGCGGTACAGCCGGACATCCTTCGCCCGGGCAGTTTCCGCATACAGGGCATAGCCGTAGAAGGTGAAGGCCCGGTTATACCATACGGCGTTGTCCGTCCAGCGTTCAAACACTTTTTCTTCCCTTCTCCGCAGCCGGGCACCGATAAGTCCCGAAAGCACCATGATCCCCGCCGCGGCGGCGATCCAGATCCGGGAATCCAGCACGGCATTGCCCGTCCGGGCGGCAAACAGGGAAGCGGTCATCGCCACGGACGCAACGATGCCGACGATCATCTTCACAAGGGACGGCGTATCCCAGATCAGCTGGCCCAGGCCGTTGCCGAACATGAACAGGTTTTCCTGCACCTTCTGGCGCTGCTTCTGGATCTCCTGGTCTTCCAGGTCCGCGAAGTCCATGCTCATCTGCTTGTCGGTAAAGATCTTGTCGAAGTTATTCCACATGCGGGATTCCTTCTCGCTGATCACCCGGTTCAGGGCATTGCTGATCATGGAGAAGGCAAAGCTGAGTCCCACCGTCAGCAGGACCAGCAGCACCAGCGTTCCGATATCCCGGTTCCCGGTGATCTCGTTAATAATCCGTCCGGAGAACCAGATGGTCACAAAGGGAGAAAGGGCCTCCGCCGCCGCGGCGATCACCTTGGTCCGAATAAGCTTCGGGCAGTATTCCGCCAGCATGCGATAACCCCGCCGGGTGACCGCGATCCGCTCCTTAAGCTTCATCGCCGCTCACCTCCCCTTCCGGGTTTTCACGGTAGTATTTCGCCTGGGTTTCAAACAGCTCGTAATACTTCCCCTGCCGCGCGAGAAGCTCCTCGTGCGTTCCCTCTTCAATAATCTGCCCGTGATCGATCAGCACGATACGGTGGCAGAAGCGGGTGGAGGCCAGCCGGTGGGAAATGAACACCGTGGTCTTTCCGCGCATCACATCGTCATAGGTTTCATACAGCCGGTTTTCAGAAACCGGATCCAGGGCAGCCGTGGGCTCGTCCAGCACGATGACCGGTGACTGCCGGTACAGCGCCCGGGCCAACAGCAGCTTCTGGGTTTCACCGCCGGACAGGTTGACCCCGTCATCCCAGAAGGCCTTGTTAAATTTGCTCTGCACTCCCTGCGGCAGGGAGCAGATCTTCTCCCAGAGCCCGGCCTGCTTCAGGCAGGTTTCCACCAGGGCATGGTCAATGGTTTCACTCTCCTGCTCCGCCACAATCTCCTCGATGGTCACCGGCAGGATGGAATGATCCTGGAACACCGCGCCGAACAGCCGGTAGTATTCATCCCGGTTGTATTCCCGGATATCTGTCCCGTTATACAGGACTTTGCCTTCCGCAGGCTCCGTGAGACCGCAGAGCAGCTTTACCAGCGTGGTTTTTCCCGCGCCGTTCAGGCCGACGACCGCCAGGTGTTCTCCCGGCTCCAGCGTAAGGCTGATATCCCGGATCACGTCCTCCCCGTCCTCGCTGTAGCGGAAGCGGATGTTCTTCAGTTCAATCTTTTTCGGTTTGGCCAGGTCACCGACCGGTTTGCCGCCTTCCCGCAGGTAGCTTTCCGGATACTCCAGGTAAGTGCGGAAGCGGTTTATGGACTGGTTCAGCCGCTGCAGGTCCGTAACCTGGCCCAGCAGGCTGCCCAGCCAGGACGAGAAACCCGCCACCACACCGAAATACAGCACAAACTCCGCCACCGTGATCCTGTCGTTCAAAGCCAGGTACAGCAGGAACGCGTAGGTGACGGCATCCCGGAGGAGGGAAAGGCCGCTGTCCGCCGCGGACGCGCCGAAAAGCTTTTCCGTGTATTTCCGGTACCAGCCCAGGAGGCCTTTGAGGTTTTTGTCATAGATTCCGTTCAGCCAGGCGGCCATTTTGTACAGCCGGATGTCTTTTGCCGCCCGGACGTCATCCGCCGCACCGGCCACATACTGCATGCGCTTTTCATAAACACTCTTTTCTTCCCGGCTGCCTTCCAGCCATTTGCTGATGCGGCGGTTCAGCAGGAAACTGACCACCGTGGTCAGGCAGAGGAAGAGGATCAGCAGCGGGTTCAGGGAAAACAGGATCCCCGTGAACGCCAGGAAGCCCAGCAGGTTGGAAAAGAACCGGACAAAGGCGTCATAGGTCTGCACATAGCCGGAAAAGTTGCCGTTGCAGTTGGCGTAGCTTTCCCGCTGCAGCGTGCGGAAATGCTCATTCTCCTGGTTCCGGTAGTCAGTAGTCAGGCCCTTACGGGTCACCATCCGCAGGAAAACAGCGTTCATGGAGAACTGGTTCCAGTAGATCAGCTTTTCCAGGAATATCTTCAGCCCGGACAGAAGCGCCAGCGCCCCGGTCATCAGGCCTGTCACAAGGAGCAGCTGCCGCAGAGGCTTTTCCTCTGTGATCTGCTCCACCACCACCTTCGGCAGGAAGGTGGTAATCACCGGCACAAGGCAGTTGGCGAGGATGAGCATAACAAAGAAAGCCAGCAGCTTCGGACAGCCCCGCCATGTTTCCCTGGCACAATACGCCAGGTTTTGCCGGATTGGGTATTTCTTGTCGTATTGCATAAATATCGTATCCTTATTTATCTTGTCGAAAAGAAAAAGTCATTATCACATTCGGCGGCAGCCGAATATTTCACATGCCCGAAGGGCATATTTCACATCGGCCATAGGCCGATATTTCACATTGGACGAAGTCCAATATTTCACTTACCG of Aristaeella lactis contains these proteins:
- a CDS encoding ABC transporter ATP-binding protein; translated protein: MKLKERIAVTRRGYRMLAEYCPKLIRTKVIAAAAEALSPFVTIWFSGRIINEITGNRDIGTLVLLVLLTVGLSFAFSMISNALNRVISEKESRMWNNFDKIFTDKQMSMDFADLEDQEIQKQRQKVQENLFMFGNGLGQLIWDTPSLVKMIVGIVASVAMTASLFAARTGNAVLDSRIWIAAAAGIMVLSGLIGARLRRREEKVFERWTDNAVWYNRAFTFYGYALYAETARAKDVRLYRQDRIADREMAKMDEHNRKSSGLLRKMSACQGLLELSRGVCNALCYLFVAAKACLGAFAVGSVVQYVGALMELVKSTSDLFFVLTENKVYTGHLKGLFEYLDLPDAKRQGTLPVPEGGEYIVEFQNVSFHYPGSETDVLKNVNLTLRAGKKQALVGANGAGKTTFVKLLCRLYDPTEGQILLNGTDIREYDYDEYLNLFSFVFQDFKLFALPLGENIAAAETVDAERAEDCIRKAALYDRYREMPDGLETWLYHDLSEKGVEISGGEAQKIALARALYKGSPVIVLDEPTAALDPIAEEQVYAGFSNTVGDRTAVYISHRLSSCRFCDEITVFDKGCIVQNGTHEELLEEENGKYKELWDAQAKYYVQS
- a CDS encoding ABC transporter ATP-binding protein — protein: MQYDKKYPIRQNLAYCARETWRGCPKLLAFFVMLILANCLVPVITTFLPKVVVEQITEEKPLRQLLLVTGLMTGALALLSGLKIFLEKLIYWNQFSMNAVFLRMVTRKGLTTDYRNQENEHFRTLQRESYANCNGNFSGYVQTYDAFVRFFSNLLGFLAFTGILFSLNPLLILFLCLTTVVSFLLNRRISKWLEGSREEKSVYEKRMQYVAGAADDVRAAKDIRLYKMAAWLNGIYDKNLKGLLGWYRKYTEKLFGASAADSGLSLLRDAVTYAFLLYLALNDRITVAEFVLYFGVVAGFSSWLGSLLGQVTDLQRLNQSINRFRTYLEYPESYLREGGKPVGDLAKPKKIELKNIRFRYSEDGEDVIRDISLTLEPGEHLAVVGLNGAGKTTLVKLLCGLTEPAEGKVLYNGTDIREYNRDEYYRLFGAVFQDHSILPVTIEEIVAEQESETIDHALVETCLKQAGLWEKICSLPQGVQSKFNKAFWDDGVNLSGGETQKLLLARALYRQSPVIVLDEPTAALDPVSENRLYETYDDVMRGKTTVFISHRLASTRFCHRIVLIDHGQIIEEGTHEELLARQGKYYELFETQAKYYRENPEGEVSGDEA